aatgtcCACGCTTACAGGAACATATATGAATGGACTACCTTAATAATTTTGATGCCTCCAATTTTTTGAGACCCCGGACGGTCACCCTGCTGGCACTAGGCCAGGGTCGGCTCTGGCTGAGATCATAAAGCCACAAGTTTTAAATAGGCcacaattgtttttttttttttttttttggtcattaGTTAAATTTGGGGATGAGGGGAATCGAACTTGGATAAGGTGGGAGTTTTCTTAGCTCAAGTGCCACTGCAACTAGGCCCCCATCCTCAATAGGCCACAGTTGTTGGTTCGGCATGCCATGCCATGCCATGCATGCATTGCAGGCTGGCGAACTCTATATATAATTGCCAATGTAATATAAATTGTAcccattaataaaataaaaaatattactcTTAGCACATTTTTTGAAggagagagttagagagagatTCAGGAAGGATCGGATAAGGTTTttgcttccattttttttcatcccatTGAATCATAATCACCAATCAAAGATAAGGGTAGATTACAAATAACTAACATTAATTTTCTATCTTAAGCATTGTCTAGTGACACGTTAAGCCTTGAATAAGTTTTTCTCTCCTATTACAATCATTCATCTTTCTATTTATAATTGTGAGTTTAGGTCAATTAAGTTGGTTATATGTGTACGTATATATATTATAAGtcaaaaaattttgaaagagtAAAAGtttaaaggttttttttatcattgcaaatcaaaaatcattttacaaATTGGATTTAAGTCGATCAACgttttcaatttattcatatgtgtgtgtgtgtaaccaTGATAAGTAGTCGAGTAGAAATTAATATagtaaaatttcaaacaaaatatattCTCTGATTATGAGTTTGAAATACGAAATTGGAAAAAACATAGGTggttttttaattgaaaactcAGAGAGAATGTGTATCACCAAATGTGAGCTAAAATGCCTATAAACTTTTCGAATCCTAATAAAGGTTAGTCATATTCTTCGAAGTGTGAAATCCCTTAGGTTTTCATGTTAGGCTAAAGTTATGTGTTGAAAAGTCAAAAGGGGCATTACAATTCAGAAGTTAAAAATGGGATTACAAGATGATTTTAAAAGGAAACATTCAGTTCCATCAATCAATCAGAAAAAGGCGTGCCATGCGTGATGCATGATTAATGAAACGAGTGATTTTTTATCAAATAATAATGGAGGGAGTTAGTTGCTGGTACAAAGCTATTTGTGAGATAAAGCGTGCCAAGCACAATCCTGCTGACTCTTCtaataactaaaaagaaatatattatAACAGTCCAGTCATAACAACTAATCCTAACTATTAATCGCAGGTCTGAATAAAATCAGGAGCAGTGGAGCACCTCATACAACCCAAGTTTAAGTTTCATGCAAATGTATAcctagcaaatatatatatatatatatatatatgtcatgttaATCATAACGTGGGGCTAGAgttccaagtttagtaaataattttaaccttaaatatatacattttttttttctaactgTAAGTGATATTATACATTAATTTACGCTAAGAAACTGAATGATTGTTTTTAATCGAAACGCAATGGTTTGAAGCGAAGGATCCTAGCCCGCACAAACAATCCACCACTTGGAAATATATACACTAATTTCTAGAAACCCATAGTTGACTTATTTGTGGACATTTTTTCAGACACTAATTAATTATACTAATTGGATTTATGGGTTGTTCTACGTGGACCAACTATATTTTCCCTCTGGCCACTTCtccaaaattatattaaataacgGTACAAAAAGTGACAGTTAATTAGGACAGTAGTACCAATGCGAGGAGTGTCTTGATGGGAAGTTGACTTCTTTGCACAAACTATGAATATCTTTCTTGATCGATGGGTTAGTGTCCATTAGTAAGCTATATATGGCTTAATTTGATGCTTTATTACTTAAGGGCATCTTCAACGAAAACATGCAATTTTGAGATGCAACAACTATATTTACatcttattttatatttctgGTAAATGTAAATGAAAGTTCTACTTCAATGGATGAGATGTAAATTTGAAatctcatttaattttttttaatctttgttTAATGGCACACATCACTAAAAGATGTAAAAAGAATGTAAATTTAGGGTTATCTTTACATCTTTTGGCGAAGATAGATAATTTACATTCAGTCACTAGAGAATTTtccagcaaaaaaaaaaaaaaaaaattgtaaaatgcCCATTTTTAAAGCATTTTCCATCTCCCATTGGAGATGCCTTACTTTGTGCTTTGCATGTCATTTTGAAGCGTACAGCGGAAGATAAATTAAGGACCTTCTGATATACGAATTGTATTGCTGATAAGTTTGTCGTCCTGACTCTTTTTGTATTGATAAAATTTTAACTATACCACTCTTTTAACTTTTACAGGCCCGTTTAGTATACGTTTTGATGATCGTATGAACACAAAtgattgaatgaaataaatcCATGAGATCGCTTTAAACCAAAATCAGACTGGGACACGTATCATATATATGACATTCTCAAGTTGTTCTATataagaaaacaagcaaactctACCAAACGAAATTACAAGCTGGTATTTATATATGAAAAAGATCAATGAGAAGAAAACTAAGAGACATAACTAAAAGTATTTCAATCAGGTGAACAAAGCTGGAAGAGTGACGTTGATATTTCCCTGATCTCCGCGGCCAAACAAGGTCTTGCAagtttttaattgattaaaaacTTGCTTATAAACACAAACCCTGGCAGCAGATACGCTTAGAAGCATGCTCTTCCTCAACTTCTTTAATCTCCTCCCAATCTTCAGCTTCAGTTTACCTACCCGAATCCTCAAATTCGAAGGCCTCCGCCGCATTTCTACTTGTTGCATCACTTTGTAGATCAAGAACTGCGCCCGTCGATGATTTACCTCTTCGGGATCTTCCTTGTCCATCTTCGAGTAGGCGCCGTACGACTTTCTGATCGTCATAGCCATTTTCTCCAAGAAAAATAGAAGACAATCAAACACTttgatttgagagagagagagagagagagagagagagagagagaggtggttaTGCTTGTGTGAGCTCAGATGGGTTATTATTAAGTGGCGTTTTAATTTATAGAGAGCATTGAAGAGTTGGTTTGCTGATGAAGAAAGCATGTGCGCTACCAAtgttttttgcaaaaataataatgcaGAGAAAAATTGCAGGCACTGAGCTGGCCTATCATCATCATCTTATTTGTGCGAGTTAATTAAAAAACCagttaaactatttttttctctttaatatGATCATATGATTTAAAAGGGGAAAATGTTACGTAATTTCATTGCATGCGATCGAGCGTGTCTCTatgatttaatatttaattgtaAAGTAAATCCTAGATCACTGTGGAATCCAAGGATCCGGGCCTTTGGTTTTGGATCAGATGCCAACGATGTGaatgtttaattaaaaataaataaagggagTACTGTCACTGTGAACGTAAACTTGGGGGAACTCATGTCAGAAATTAAGAATTAGTTCATGCATTACTTATTTAATCAGGCATATAATTTATTGAAACTTGCGTAGTTTACACTTTCAACAAAGATCAAGGAGCGTAGGTACATGAATGTGGAGGAGACATGTCTATTAAGGGTTCCACACCTTAGATGATAAGTTAAAATGATTGTACAGATCAACAATTAGTTGATAAGTTTGTTAGTATTTGATTAGAGTTGTTAGgatttttgttataaaaatataGTTGTGTAATCATTTCGTAATGAATACATGTCTCGTATTTCTCTTTCTAAATTCTCTAGTTTATATTCCTCTCTGTTACTCCTGGTTCAGCTTCTCTACCTTGcattttcaaatatttcaatGTAGTTAATAATGTCAAGTATTAGGTTAAGTGCCGAAGGGGAAATCGGCCACAAACCTTACTGCATCAGCAATAGCAGAGTCATTGACTCTTTTACATTGGGGTCCGGTTgagattatttaaaataaataaaaaaaaactctcataAGACATAACTTTagctttgttttgtattttgaaatGTCGATGAGGCATTTTCATCAAACATGTCCATCAATAGTTGTTCTTAATCAATTGATGCATAAGTCTCTAGTATAGTCAGAATGACATCTAATTAATCAAAAGTTTATGATTATTATTAGTTGAGATGAAGAGAAATTAAAAACATATTGATTCAAGTCATTTGAACTCATTAACCTGACCTTGTCTCCATTACTACTTATCGGTAATTGTTCTTGTCCACTCAAGTTACAAATCTCTAGGTGATCAATTCCGGTATATTTTTTCTCAtctaaatgaaaaaaattaaatgagatTATTTCTTCGACAATAATCACGTACGAGACACCTACCATTCAAAGAAGGGTTAGTGCCTCCGTCGATCCCTCTTCCACCAAATTTGTTGGTAATAATGAAAGTAAACGAAAAAAGATAAGCAAGAGAACTATGCCAAGACTCGCATAATATTTAATCTACTATTACATTTGTCttaattttgaataataaaatccaATCATGACTGTATAATAATTCATGGTAGACCGGCTCTGCAACATCAGCAAGCACACCGCCAAATTAAGAAATGAAAGGGTGATGCAGGCTGGCCATCATGGGATCATTGGGAGGTGAGAGCTCTCAAGTCAACATGAGGCTTGCCATGTTTCAAACAGACAACAACCTCCACCGGCGTGAAGgatctttcaaattttaatatacataataattgaaattaaaatattccaaaaaaaaaaaaaaaaaaaaaaaaaaaaaagaggctcAGTCAAAGCAGAGTGAGGAGGACATACGGACATGTTGGCTTTCAAGTCAACCTCCACCGGCCTCAGCCTGACAAATACAAGAGTGATAGTTGCTATTTTTGGGAAGAGATCTAGAGTCTAATCCATCAAATCTATTAATTtggatctttaaaatttgattaaacgatTACAAATAGGGAtctttttaaaagttataataattttagtcatttgatcaaatttcaaaggatCCGATTAATAAATTGGGTGACTTTGGTGGGAgcgatccggagaggatctcttccAATGATTTTTAAACTTGAAGCTATGCAATACTACAGTTTAGTTGTATTTTTATGGATGAGGATCATTTTTTAgattctctttgtgaagatCTTGAGAATTATTTCATCATAAATCAatctgttcattgtacatcTTATGATCAGTTTTCACCAGGTattgtttgtgttcaattttaaataaaaaaattcaaaatgattttttatcGCAGGGTGACAAATGAATGAACACAATGAAGTGATACCTGGGATCAGGGGCGGATCTACGGCTGTGAGAACCTCAAGAAGAaagccatttttattttttttttcaaatgactTGACCAAAACGATGTCACTttgaattcattaaaaaaattttaaaacccaAGTGAGAGCCTTCACGTGAAAGCACTTACCATCCTTTATTAAGAAGTcaaataatttgaaatttaataaaagctCATGGCTTTTCATTAGTCTGCtttcaatcaaattcaactttgtCGATTATAATATACCTAATTGCCTGCCGCTCCTGTTTCTCACACCACCCATGCCAGTGAAGGCCATCAACATCAATTTCAGAATTTCTGTAAATtatctagtttagtgtttagggcttttttttttttttttaagaacacTAATTATAAACAAAAGGCTGAATAGTGAATACATATATGTAAGGGTCTTTGATAATGATTTTTGGTAAGGGCCTTCGATAAAAAGTCAAACAATCACACAGAGTTTTAAACTAAGTTCAGCCTTATTCATTGTTAATTTCTTAGGATTTTTTCATATCTATTTTAGTGTTTGTTCATACATATTTGTTGTTGATTTGTTAGGATTTTCTGATATTATTTGAATTGTGTTACAGTGTTAAtgcatacatattttttttagtttcatcAATTGATACAGATGTTATTATCTATTGATTATGTGTAGAAATTAGAAGTATGAAATGATATTACAAGCGAATCGATTAGTTTGGACAAAGAATATAAATGAAAATTTGTAGTTTgccatttatttttcaatgttattttcatcttttttttttggagcttTTATATTAGAACCACCCTATattaaaatcctggatccgccaTTGCCTGAGATCCTCACAAATAAGATCCATAGAGGATCCTAttccatatttatatatatatgttcgaGTGatgcataaaaaatttatatcAAAGAGTCGTGTTCTAACCTCTTATCCCTACATTTGAATCTCTCTCTGCATAAATTAGAATAGACTAAACTATCGTCTtataaaatgaatcaaagcTGTAAATATATACACATGGGACAAGAAGATGAAGACGTTTTCATCAATTAATTGAGAGAAAAGTAAGACATCATGCTTGCATTTGGTAATTGACATCACACAGACATCTAACTAAGATTCGTGTTCAAATtatttggttcagtttcatatGTCACTCCTCCCCAATTCATTTCTCATTCTTCAAATGGATTAGCACGAAACAATAGATCAAATCAATATTATCAGTTCCTTGTGGACTAAGCATTCAATTATttcatataaatatttataattattttccaaaaaaatactGGTTatgtttgttttcaattttctaaGTTTGTTCCGTTTTTCTCATTCTTAAATACAATATTCACAACCAGTGTTTAAATAACACACTAATGTAATTGTTTAACTTTGTGTTAGAAAAGAATTTAATCAAATTGAGtactttcatatatttttacaaTCCAAGCTACCCAATAACTTAGAGAGAATTCGAAAttaagtacaaaaaaaaatgggtacacTACTGTAACAATTTATTATTTCAAGTGAAAGCCCAACTCTTCGTAGGCCGAGGCACTCCACGCCTTGGCGGCCAGTTGCAGTACTCTCCACTCCTTGACGAGGACAACCCAAAAACACGACGAGAACGAAGGTGGAATATTTACCAGAAGAAGAATGAGGATAGACTGAAGGAAACGATGAGAAGAAAACGATGGTGGAATATTTACCAGAAGAAGAATGTAAGGATAAGAAGTTGGAGGAATAAGAGGAGCTGGTCGAGTCAGGTTGAACCTACAGAGTTATAACTTATAGTCAAAGTTTCTATAGAGTCCTGAGTTTACATGAAGTGCGATAAAAAATTTTTTGGAGTTGTTATGTGGTTTAAATTAGACAGTAATTGAATgtagattttcatttttgtgttaTTGTATTTCCGGTTTGGAAATAAGTGTCAATTCTAATGAGGGGTATAATgaaagggtggtgctatccgtACACACATTTTGACCACTACGGCCGAAAATAAGTGTCAATTCTAATGAGGGGTATAATAAGTGTCAACTTTATTAACttctattatttaattttcttcaactcATTTGTTCATacggccaaaaattaaaaagggtgTCGAGGAAGTAAAACAGAGCAAGCAATTAGAATTCTTCAACTCATTtgttagcttttttttttaaaaaaatttccaaaagcTAGACCTGTAGATTGGGTCGGGTTGGGCTGAGCTTAAGAGGTCAAGATTTAAACCTTACTCGATTCTAAATTTTTGGGCTCTAGTAATTAAATGGCCGGACCAGcccataacataaaaaataaggCTAGGCTCCGCCAGGCCAGTTGGGTCTCGACTCTGTTTACAGGCCtaccaaaagcacttaaaatttAGGGCTTACGGTATTTTACACGGTTCAAGTT
This genomic stretch from Pyrus communis chromosome 2, drPyrComm1.1, whole genome shotgun sequence harbors:
- the LOC137727159 gene encoding uncharacterized protein; protein product: MAMTIRKSYGAYSKMDKEDPEEVNHRRAQFLIYKVMQQVEMRRRPSNLRIRVGKLKLKIGRRLKKLRKSMLLSVSAARVCVYKQVFNQLKTCKTLFGRGDQGNINVTLPALFT